The DNA region CCTTTCCCACTCCACAGGCTGACACGGCTTGCCCAGCCGCCAAAATATTCAAAGCGCCCACAAAATCTGCATTCGCAGTGTAGCCGCATTCAACACAAGCGAAGTTCGCTTGAGTCTTTCTGTTGTTTTTTGATGTGTGTCCGCATTTCGGGCACGTTCTTGACGTATTTTGGGGGTTTATGATCACAACCCGACCGCCGAGCCAAGTTTCTTTGTACTCAAGCATGGTACGAAAAGAAAACCAACCTTGGTCAAGAATCGCCTTATTCAACCCAGATTTC from Desulfovibrio inopinatus DSM 10711 includes:
- a CDS encoding RNA-guided endonuclease InsQ/TnpB family protein — its product is SNWKKQKLHVSNLHIRIADARNDYLHKISTAISKNHAVVVLEDLRVVNMSKSARGTLEEPGCNVSAKSGLNKAILDQGWFSFRTMLEYKETWLGGRVVIINPQNTSRTCPKCGHTSKNNRKTQANFACVECGYTANADFVGALNILAAGQAVSACGVGKAQAPTLKQEPAKKAV